A single region of the Undibacterium piscinae genome encodes:
- a CDS encoding pilus assembly protein: protein MLIVVLVLSISVATMSLQNEKSSRSDRDRQVALNAAEAALKDAESDIDPQNTPAGTRKTFFDATSNLYFETGCASGDSNPYQGMCLPTVVGIPVWQSVDLADSGSSSKSVAFGKFTGQTMTTGKSSFPAKLPRYIIEVIPDIDPGKEATEQTKYIYRITVVGFGANEQTQVVLQSYYRKSVSS from the coding sequence ATGCTCATCGTCGTGCTCGTACTCAGCATCTCAGTGGCGACCATGTCATTACAAAATGAGAAATCATCCCGTAGTGATCGTGATCGGCAAGTTGCCTTAAACGCTGCCGAAGCTGCACTTAAGGACGCAGAATCAGACATAGACCCGCAAAACACGCCCGCTGGCACTAGAAAAACATTTTTCGACGCAACATCAAATCTCTATTTTGAAACTGGTTGCGCCTCTGGCGATAGCAATCCCTATCAGGGCATGTGCCTCCCTACCGTGGTCGGTATTCCAGTTTGGCAAAGCGTCGATTTAGCCGACAGTGGCTCAAGCTCCAAATCGGTGGCATTTGGCAAATTCACGGGCCAAACCATGACCACAGGAAAAAGTTCATTCCCAGCCAAATTGCCACGTTACATTATCGAAGTCATACCCGATATTGATCCTGGGAAAGAAGCGACCGAACAAACTAAATATATATATCGAATAACCGTAGTCGGTTTTGGTGCCAACGAGCAAACACAAGTTGTCTTGCAGAGCTATTACCGAAAATCAGTATCGTCTTAA
- a CDS encoding pilus assembly protein PilY has translation MKNLISRLICSGLLFTHIGVFAAAPPIVGLSSTPLYSGGGNVRPNLLLNLSVEFPTVKYAYSGIAYNKTIDFIGYFNPKKCYTYPGGSATYTDWNGASLTVPTPEKAAAGTEFFSISGAADGNHECTNAFSGNFLNWASSSAIDMLRLALTGGDRIESLDTTTQTVLQRAFLSVSTSNFYRSGYFPQLSITGAGNVSAPNKVTPFNVTTLTITNCENKIQFSDSANNSSQSCGVARLSNGKLAKTDKYWGEFYARVKVCDGNENTTRTDVCMQYPSGNYKPVGQMQRNQNNVRYGAFGYLMDQTNTRQGGVLRAPLKYVGSKQYKAANSFIEEANDRQEWDASTGVFASNSEGDATGNSGVINYLNKFGRTGVYKGYDPLSELYYESIRYLQGRQPTPEAIAGMTTTMQDNFQVVTSWVDPIEASCQKNYTITIGDANTHQDKFIPGNNRTGTGDTARAADTATTQWPAFNVMTQTAKVAALESTSTYGNSAPVAALANMDTANTGSNGGTFYMAGTAYWANTNDIRLDKPVRVKTYAIDVDENGNGSIDNTGRSNTAPRLSQLYLAAKYGGFNDANADGNPFKTGTVDGKTLLTNNTEWASGNGTDPDNFFLASNPAKMIAAIAKIFQTVATSGGTLSGIGISSTKSSDNPYIYVPGFDPERWSGSLKKKSGLTLNPPAIWDAGAILTGNPTPTPSPGTRKIYTAKVAADGSLSTIDFVWNNGANFNSADQTALNTNPHTNIVDNLADKRINYLRGDRSLETDAGGFRIRSSVLGDIVNSAPVYYGAPAKNISGPGYSTFYTANAGRQQAVYVGANDGMLHAFDAGTGTELFSYVPNALISKLNMLTDPYYSHQSYVDGKISVKDTQINGAWKTLLLSGMGSGNKGVFALDVTNPANFSAGLGAIWEFTDKNDTDMGYLLSPPLIAKFRTGTSAGQPTYGNFAVISSGYNNFDTSDVNATNKRGSLFLLSLDKAPNAAWVSGSNYFKLNTDTASTYVDISKKNALAAPNVVYGADGAVNYVYAGDLQGNLWRFVFTSGSLATSIASSKPVFTAKTSAGIPQPITVQPKIVFAPGGGYIITFGTGKYVETFDISTANYNTSSYYAVLDTTYNADAVTGRSQLEARTATASGAGFTLTGNSFSYGTTAGTKKGWYFDYSDSATTGERSVTEGAIAGQFLFFNSLLLSSNPCSGGSGKMYQIDLLTGLSDGVTGTSSTIGLLNSPIVFNISTTVGDRNATGSRRTVTKQTVITTGTGNSTGESTTSTSTPDQASKTGRLSWRELQNWQELRKDANK, from the coding sequence ATGAAAAATTTAATCAGTCGCCTCATTTGCTCTGGGTTACTCTTCACGCACATCGGTGTATTTGCTGCAGCCCCGCCGATAGTGGGATTATCTAGTACGCCTTTATATTCGGGCGGCGGGAACGTGCGCCCCAACCTATTATTAAATTTATCGGTGGAATTCCCAACGGTTAAATATGCCTATAGCGGGATCGCTTACAACAAAACGATAGATTTCATTGGATACTTCAATCCAAAAAAATGCTACACCTACCCCGGAGGCAGTGCAACTTATACGGATTGGAACGGCGCCAGCTTGACTGTACCAACTCCTGAAAAGGCAGCTGCGGGGACGGAATTTTTTTCTATTTCTGGTGCTGCCGATGGCAATCATGAATGTACCAATGCTTTCAGTGGAAATTTTTTAAATTGGGCATCGTCTTCAGCGATTGATATGTTGCGACTTGCTTTAACGGGTGGAGATAGAATAGAGAGTCTCGACACAACAACGCAAACTGTTTTGCAGAGAGCCTTTTTGTCTGTCAGCACTTCAAATTTTTATCGCAGCGGTTATTTTCCACAATTATCGATTACTGGAGCCGGTAACGTTAGCGCGCCAAATAAAGTCACACCATTTAATGTCACTACATTAACAATAACTAATTGTGAAAATAAGATCCAGTTTAGTGACTCTGCTAATAATTCATCGCAAAGTTGCGGTGTAGCGAGACTTTCTAACGGAAAATTAGCGAAAACAGATAAATACTGGGGTGAATTTTATGCGAGAGTCAAGGTTTGCGATGGCAATGAAAACACGACACGAACCGATGTTTGCATGCAATATCCTAGCGGAAACTATAAGCCAGTAGGGCAAATGCAGCGCAATCAAAATAACGTGCGTTATGGCGCCTTTGGTTATTTAATGGATCAAACCAATACTCGCCAAGGCGGTGTATTGCGCGCACCATTAAAATATGTCGGTAGCAAGCAATATAAAGCTGCCAATTCATTTATTGAAGAAGCCAACGATCGACAAGAATGGGATGCCAGCACAGGCGTGTTTGCCAGTAATTCTGAGGGTGATGCCACTGGAAATAGTGGTGTCATCAACTACCTCAATAAGTTCGGCCGAACCGGCGTTTACAAAGGATACGATCCTCTCAGTGAACTTTATTACGAAAGTATTCGCTACCTACAGGGGCGGCAACCAACGCCAGAAGCAATAGCCGGCATGACCACCACCATGCAAGATAATTTCCAGGTAGTAACGAGTTGGGTTGATCCAATTGAAGCATCCTGCCAAAAGAATTACACCATTACGATCGGCGATGCCAATACGCATCAAGATAAATTCATTCCTGGCAATAATAGAACCGGCACTGGCGATACAGCGAGGGCAGCAGATACGGCTACAACGCAGTGGCCGGCGTTCAATGTCATGACGCAAACTGCAAAAGTAGCTGCCTTGGAGTCAACGAGTACTTATGGCAATTCTGCGCCAGTCGCAGCGTTGGCAAACATGGATACCGCCAATACTGGCTCCAATGGCGGAACTTTTTACATGGCAGGTACCGCATATTGGGCTAACACCAATGATATTCGGCTTGATAAGCCGGTACGTGTAAAAACCTATGCAATTGACGTAGATGAAAATGGTAATGGCTCAATAGATAATACTGGCAGAAGTAACACGGCGCCACGACTTTCACAACTTTATCTTGCTGCGAAATACGGTGGTTTCAATGACGCTAACGCAGATGGCAATCCCTTCAAAACCGGGACTGTCGATGGTAAAACGCTCTTGACTAATAATACCGAATGGGCAAGTGGTAACGGTACTGATCCAGATAATTTTTTCCTGGCCAGTAATCCTGCAAAAATGATTGCGGCAATAGCAAAAATTTTTCAAACAGTCGCAACGAGTGGCGGAACACTCTCGGGTATCGGGATCAGCTCGACTAAATCAAGTGACAATCCGTATATCTATGTGCCTGGATTTGATCCTGAACGTTGGTCCGGCAGTTTAAAGAAAAAATCTGGACTTACCTTGAATCCTCCAGCGATATGGGATGCGGGCGCGATCCTCACGGGCAACCCTACACCAACCCCTAGCCCTGGCACACGTAAAATTTACACTGCAAAAGTCGCTGCAGACGGCTCATTATCAACCATAGATTTTGTATGGAATAATGGCGCCAATTTTAATAGCGCTGATCAAACCGCACTAAACACGAACCCGCACACCAACATTGTGGATAATCTCGCAGATAAGCGTATTAATTATTTACGCGGAGATCGAAGCTTAGAGACAGATGCGGGAGGATTCCGCATAAGAAGCAGTGTTTTAGGCGATATTGTAAATAGTGCCCCAGTGTATTATGGGGCGCCAGCCAAAAACATTTCCGGACCAGGTTACAGCACTTTCTATACCGCCAACGCAGGCCGACAACAGGCTGTTTACGTCGGCGCGAACGACGGCATGCTGCATGCATTCGATGCAGGCACTGGTACCGAATTGTTCTCTTATGTGCCAAATGCCTTAATTTCTAAATTAAACATGCTGACAGATCCTTACTACTCACATCAGTCATATGTGGATGGGAAAATTTCGGTGAAAGACACACAAATTAATGGTGCATGGAAAACCTTACTACTCTCTGGCATGGGCTCTGGTAATAAAGGGGTTTTTGCACTGGATGTGACAAATCCAGCCAATTTCAGTGCTGGTTTAGGTGCGATTTGGGAATTCACTGACAAAAATGATACTGACATGGGTTACTTACTTTCACCGCCATTGATTGCAAAATTTCGCACAGGAACCTCAGCGGGACAACCAACTTATGGCAACTTTGCCGTTATTTCAAGCGGTTACAATAACTTCGATACGTCGGATGTCAATGCGACGAACAAGCGCGGTAGCTTATTTCTATTATCATTGGATAAAGCCCCTAACGCAGCATGGGTTTCTGGTAGCAATTACTTTAAATTAAATACCGATACTGCAAGCACGTATGTTGATATAAGCAAAAAAAATGCCCTTGCCGCTCCGAATGTAGTCTACGGTGCCGATGGTGCTGTTAATTATGTCTATGCTGGCGACCTTCAGGGAAATTTATGGCGTTTTGTATTTACTAGCGGCAGCCTAGCTACGTCGATAGCTTCGTCTAAACCTGTATTTACTGCGAAAACCAGCGCTGGTATACCTCAGCCCATTACGGTTCAGCCGAAAATTGTTTTCGCTCCCGGTGGTGGCTATATCATTACTTTCGGCACAGGAAAATATGTTGAAACATTTGATATTTCTACAGCCAACTATAATACTAGCTCTTATTATGCGGTCCTTGATACAACCTATAACGCCGATGCGGTAACCGGACGCAGTCAACTTGAAGCACGAACAGCAACTGCTTCAGGTGCTGGATTCACCTTAACAGGAAATAGTTTTAGCTATGGAACCACGGCTGGCACAAAAAAAGGATGGTACTTTGACTACTCCGATTCAGCAACGACAGGTGAGCGCAGCGTAACTGAAGGCGCGATTGCAGGGCAATTTTTATTCTTCAATTCGCTTTTACTTAGCTCAAATCCTTGTTCCGGCGGCAGCGGAAAAATGTATCAAATTGACTTATTAACTGGCCTTAGCGATGGCGTGACTGGAACAAGTTCAACAATAGGACTACTTAACTCACCGATCGTGTTCAACATCAGCACTACTGTAGGAGATAGAAACGCGACTGGATCTCGTCGTACAGTCACTAAACAGACTGTAATTACAACTGGGACAGGAAATAGTACCGGAGAATCAACGACAAGTACCTCAACTCCGGATCAAGCGTCGAAGACCGGACGTTTGAGCTGGCGTGAACTCCAAAATTGGCAAGAACTGCGTAAAGATGCGAACAAATAA
- a CDS encoding pilus assembly protein PilE, with protein sequence MIAVAILAILGSVAFSSYTDSVIKTRRSEGKTALLKLMQQEEQFFTQNNSYSVFSQASVDANEKKFKWFSGEAASSSSYDIIATACAGDTIQNCVLLTAYPGTTNVNSTFKDPTCGNQY encoded by the coding sequence ATGATTGCGGTAGCCATTCTCGCTATTTTAGGAAGCGTTGCTTTTTCATCGTATACCGATAGCGTCATTAAAACCAGGCGATCCGAGGGAAAAACAGCACTGCTTAAGTTGATGCAGCAAGAAGAGCAATTTTTCACTCAAAATAACTCGTATAGCGTGTTCTCCCAAGCATCTGTTGATGCAAATGAAAAGAAATTTAAGTGGTTTTCGGGAGAGGCAGCATCGAGCAGTTCGTATGACATCATTGCCACCGCCTGCGCAGGCGATACAATACAAAATTGTGTGTTACTGACAGCTTATCCGGGCACTACAAATGTCAACTCGACGTTTAAAGACCCGACATGCGGTAACCAGTATTAA
- a CDS encoding NAD(P)/FAD-dependent oxidoreductase, with translation MLRLTDIQLPLDHPESAIKAAILLRLAINESDLLNFTIFRRSYDARKKSAIVLIYTIDVEINNEAQSLSRLKGVANIGETPDTSYRFVTHAKTEGQSRPVIIGFGPCGLFAALVLAQMGFRPIILERGKAVRERTKDTWDLWRKRELHSESNVQFGEGGAGTFSDGKLWSQIKDPKHYGRKVLTEFVKAGAPSEIMYVSKPHIGTFRLVKMIEEMRTNIEALGGEIRFQQKVTDIDIKDGRMQGLTINDNEYISADHVVLAIGHSARDTFELVNQRGIYVEAKPFSIGFRIEHPQSIIDKARFGPNAGNKILGSADYKLVHHAENGRSVYSFCMCPGGTVVAAASEPGRVVTNGMSQYSRNERNANSAIVVGITPADYPDHPLAGIDLQRKLESLAYQLGGANYNAPGQLVGDFLAKRASTEIGSVIPSYKPGITMCDLAAALPAYAIDAIREALPAFDKQIKGFAMADAVITGVETRTSSPIRIKRHDDNLQSINTQGLYPAGEGAGYAGGILSAAIDGIKVAEAVAMSIQAKP, from the coding sequence ATGCTACGTCTAACTGACATACAACTCCCGCTAGATCATCCGGAATCTGCAATTAAGGCTGCCATTTTATTGCGGCTAGCAATTAACGAATCTGATCTGCTTAATTTCACCATTTTTCGACGCAGCTACGATGCGAGAAAAAAATCAGCCATTGTCTTGATTTACACAATAGATGTAGAGATCAACAACGAGGCGCAATCATTAAGTCGCTTAAAAGGCGTGGCGAATATCGGCGAGACACCAGATACCAGCTATCGTTTCGTAACCCATGCAAAAACCGAAGGGCAGAGTCGCCCGGTGATCATAGGATTTGGCCCCTGCGGTTTATTTGCGGCTCTTGTATTAGCGCAAATGGGATTTCGTCCGATTATCCTGGAACGTGGCAAAGCCGTTAGAGAGCGTACCAAAGATACCTGGGATCTTTGGCGTAAGCGGGAACTGCACTCAGAATCAAATGTTCAGTTTGGCGAGGGTGGCGCCGGCACTTTCTCAGACGGAAAACTCTGGAGCCAGATCAAAGACCCGAAACATTATGGCCGCAAGGTATTGACCGAATTTGTCAAGGCGGGCGCACCATCGGAAATAATGTATGTCAGTAAGCCGCATATCGGAACCTTCCGTTTAGTCAAGATGATAGAAGAGATGCGCACAAATATTGAAGCATTGGGCGGCGAAATTCGGTTCCAGCAAAAAGTGACCGATATCGATATAAAAGACGGTCGTATGCAAGGGCTAACGATCAATGATAACGAGTATATTTCGGCTGATCACGTCGTGCTGGCAATTGGACATAGTGCAAGAGATACTTTCGAATTAGTGAATCAGCGCGGCATCTATGTTGAGGCAAAGCCCTTCTCTATAGGTTTCAGGATAGAGCATCCTCAATCCATTATCGATAAGGCACGCTTCGGCCCGAATGCGGGCAACAAGATACTTGGCTCAGCTGACTACAAGCTAGTGCATCACGCCGAAAATGGCAGATCCGTCTACAGCTTCTGCATGTGCCCTGGTGGCACGGTTGTTGCCGCAGCATCTGAACCAGGCAGGGTCGTGACCAATGGCATGAGTCAATATTCACGCAATGAGCGCAATGCGAACAGCGCAATTGTGGTGGGGATTACACCGGCAGATTACCCGGATCACCCACTGGCCGGAATTGATCTGCAGAGAAAACTTGAATCGCTCGCTTATCAGCTGGGCGGGGCTAACTACAACGCACCGGGCCAACTGGTTGGTGATTTTCTGGCGAAACGCGCATCGACAGAAATCGGCAGCGTAATACCCTCATACAAACCAGGAATCACGATGTGTGATTTGGCGGCGGCCTTACCGGCCTACGCAATAGATGCGATACGTGAAGCATTGCCTGCATTTGATAAGCAAATCAAAGGATTTGCAATGGCAGATGCGGTGATCACCGGCGTTGAAACCAGAACATCATCCCCGATTCGCATCAAGCGCCACGATGATAATCTGCAAAGTATTAACACCCAGGGACTTTATCCGGCTGGCGAGGGTGCAGGGTATGCAGGTGGAATTTTGTCGGCGGCTATTGATGGCATTAAAGTTGCGGAAGCGGTCGCCATGAGCATTCAGGCCAAGCCTTAA
- a CDS encoding HDOD domain-containing protein, giving the protein MNFDALFQQQNALPTIPKVVQEVIDSFNNDDVSIDEVAKKLAADQVLSAKLLRLANSSYYHSSKSIGTIDDAVLMLGFMTVRTLVISSGLTGGFKAMPGVDLKQFWRYSMHTAVIAKWLSKQIHGNSDFAFTVGLMHAIGQLVMHAGMPEQTLQIDKIAGPLDSRRLGVERASFGYDFADVGAELAKRWRFPDNFATVIKAFPDPIHAPSFDAMAAVVHLASWRARAEENKYSAEELRATFPEEVAAKLGVNADLILSDMPPVAELAAGLEDLLS; this is encoded by the coding sequence ATGAATTTCGATGCACTATTTCAGCAGCAAAATGCTTTGCCTACCATCCCCAAGGTAGTACAAGAGGTGATTGATAGCTTTAATAACGATGATGTTTCTATTGATGAGGTCGCAAAAAAACTGGCGGCAGATCAGGTATTAAGCGCAAAGTTGCTTAGACTGGCAAATTCATCTTATTACCACTCTTCAAAAAGCATAGGAACCATAGATGATGCCGTGTTGATGCTGGGCTTTATGACGGTAAGAACCTTGGTGATCAGTAGTGGCTTGACGGGTGGCTTTAAGGCGATGCCGGGCGTTGATCTGAAGCAGTTTTGGCGCTACAGCATGCATACGGCGGTAATCGCCAAATGGTTATCGAAGCAAATCCACGGCAATTCTGATTTTGCGTTTACTGTCGGTCTTATGCATGCAATCGGGCAATTAGTGATGCACGCCGGAATGCCTGAGCAAACCCTGCAAATCGATAAAATTGCCGGTCCGTTAGACTCCAGACGACTAGGTGTTGAGCGTGCCTCGTTTGGTTATGACTTCGCCGATGTCGGTGCGGAATTGGCAAAACGCTGGCGTTTTCCCGATAATTTTGCAACAGTAATCAAGGCTTTTCCCGATCCTATACACGCACCTTCTTTTGACGCTATGGCCGCAGTAGTTCATCTGGCCTCCTGGCGGGCAAGAGCGGAAGAAAATAAATATTCAGCCGAGGAGCTTCGGGCGACATTCCCGGAAGAGGTCGCCGCTAAGCTCGGGGTAAATGCCGATTTGATTTTATCTGACATGCCACCAGTGGCAGAATTGGCAGCCGGGCTTGAAGATTTGCTTAGTTGA
- a CDS encoding N-acetyltransferase: protein MQNIRAAEPGDATAICDIYNHYVDNTNISFEEIAVTSAEMAQRIIGVTENFPWLVIEVDGVISGYAYATKWRARSAYRFSVEVSVYLSPLMIGKGCGSQLYECLLESLEPFGVHVIIAGIALPNEPSVKLHEKMGFRKVAHFEKVGYKNKQWIDVAYWQKTLNNF from the coding sequence ATGCAAAACATACGTGCGGCTGAACCTGGGGATGCCACTGCAATCTGTGATATCTACAATCACTATGTCGATAATACGAATATTTCATTCGAAGAGATTGCGGTGACTTCAGCCGAAATGGCACAAAGGATTATCGGCGTTACCGAGAATTTTCCTTGGTTGGTAATTGAAGTAGATGGTGTAATTAGCGGATATGCATATGCGACTAAATGGCGTGCAAGATCTGCGTATCGATTCTCGGTGGAGGTTTCTGTCTATCTTTCACCGTTGATGATAGGTAAGGGATGCGGATCTCAGTTGTATGAATGTTTGCTGGAAAGTTTGGAGCCGTTCGGCGTGCATGTGATTATTGCAGGCATCGCATTGCCCAACGAACCGAGCGTCAAACTACATGAAAAAATGGGCTTTCGTAAGGTCGCCCATTTTGAGAAAGTCGGCTATAAAAATAAGCAATGGATTGATGTCGCTTACTGGCAAAAAACCTTGAATAATTTCTAG
- a CDS encoding PAS domain-containing protein, which yields MKTPLTSLAGLDLLTSAVIVLDAGGCIMYANAAAESLLGSSFKALTHQKLSDLFLNGEELLAVFEQAVAHQFADKRQDLTLERSGRDALHVHSIVTALDNPDSPVLIELRENVQQLKLDREERMLDQSKANKELIRNLAHEIKNPLGGIRGAAQLLELELPERHLKELREYTQVIIKEADRLQTLVDRLLAPHRLPHIVGDVNIHEVCERVRSLMVAEFPQGLTIKRDYDLSIPEFRGDKEQLIQAVLNIAHNAAQALSEGIKSGQAELVFKTRVVRQMTLAKVRYRLALELHIIDNGPGIPDEIRNRIFYPLVSGRDGGSGLGLTLAQTFIEQHLGTIECESRPGCTDFRILIPLP from the coding sequence TTGAAAACTCCACTCACTTCTCTTGCCGGTTTAGATCTGCTCACCTCCGCCGTAATCGTTCTCGATGCCGGTGGCTGCATTATGTATGCCAATGCTGCGGCAGAAAGCTTGCTTGGTAGTTCGTTCAAGGCGCTCACGCATCAAAAACTGTCAGACCTGTTTCTTAACGGAGAGGAGTTGCTGGCCGTTTTTGAGCAGGCCGTGGCGCATCAGTTTGCCGATAAGCGTCAGGATTTGACGCTAGAGCGAAGTGGCCGGGATGCCTTGCATGTACACAGTATCGTAACAGCATTGGATAATCCGGATAGTCCGGTGTTGATAGAGTTGCGTGAAAACGTGCAGCAATTAAAACTCGACCGCGAAGAGCGCATGCTTGATCAAAGTAAGGCGAACAAAGAGCTGATACGGAATCTGGCACACGAAATTAAAAACCCGCTGGGTGGGATACGTGGTGCCGCGCAGTTACTGGAACTGGAATTGCCCGAGCGACACTTAAAGGAATTGCGCGAATACACGCAGGTCATCATCAAGGAGGCCGATCGTTTGCAAACCCTGGTTGACCGCTTGCTGGCGCCACATCGATTGCCGCATATCGTCGGCGACGTGAATATCCATGAGGTCTGTGAGCGAGTTCGCAGCTTGATGGTCGCCGAATTTCCGCAAGGCTTGACTATCAAGCGCGATTACGATTTGTCGATCCCGGAGTTTCGCGGTGACAAAGAGCAGTTGATACAGGCAGTGCTGAATATCGCTCACAATGCGGCGCAAGCATTAAGTGAGGGAATTAAGTCCGGACAGGCGGAACTGGTGTTTAAGACCCGGGTAGTGCGCCAGATGACGCTGGCCAAAGTCCGTTATAGGCTGGCATTGGAATTGCATATTATTGATAACGGTCCTGGTATTCCTGACGAAATACGTAACCGGATTTTTTATCCATTGGTATCGGGCCGAGACGGCGGTAGCGGTTTGGGATTAACTCTTGCGCAAACATTTATCGAGCAACACCTGGGAACCATAGAGTGCGAGAGCAGGCCAGGATGTACAGATTTCAGAATTTTGATCCCGCTTCCTTGA
- the glnA gene encoding type I glutamate--ammonia ligase → MAMTAAEVLKMAKDNEVKFVDFRFTDTIGKEQHVTVPVSHFDIDKFESGHAFDGSSIAGWKGIESSDMLLMPDPSTANIDPFMEETTMFMQCDVIEPADGKGYDRDPRSIARRAEAYLKSSGIGDTAYFGPEPEFFIFDSVRWNIDMSGCFVKIDSDEASWTTGAKMEGGNTGHRPRVKGGYFPVPPVDSFQDMRSEMCLVLESLGIPVEVHHHEVAGAGQNEIGTRFSTLVERADWTQNLKYVVWNVAHTYGKTATFMPKPIVGDNGSGMHVHQSIWKDGKNLFAGDGYAGLSDFALYYIGGIIKHAKALNAITNPGTNSYKRLVPGYEAPVKLAYSAKNRSASIRIPYVANPKGRRVEARFPDPLANPYLCFSALMMAGLDGVQNKIHPGEAASKDLYHLPPEEDALIPTVCASLEEALDALNKDREFLTRGGVFSDSMIDAYIELKMQDVQRMRMTTHPAEFDMYYSL, encoded by the coding sequence ATGGCAATGACAGCCGCAGAAGTCTTGAAGATGGCCAAAGACAACGAAGTTAAATTCGTTGATTTTCGCTTTACTGACACTATTGGTAAAGAACAGCACGTTACTGTGCCTGTTTCCCATTTCGATATCGATAAATTTGAGTCTGGTCATGCATTTGACGGCTCCTCTATCGCTGGCTGGAAAGGGATCGAATCGTCTGATATGTTGTTGATGCCAGATCCAAGCACTGCAAATATTGATCCGTTCATGGAAGAAACTACCATGTTCATGCAGTGTGACGTTATCGAACCTGCAGACGGTAAAGGTTATGACCGTGATCCACGTTCCATCGCTCGCCGCGCAGAAGCCTACCTGAAATCCTCAGGTATCGGTGATACAGCCTACTTCGGTCCTGAGCCAGAATTCTTCATTTTTGATAGCGTACGCTGGAACATCGATATGTCCGGTTGCTTCGTGAAGATCGACTCTGATGAAGCTTCCTGGACTACCGGCGCGAAAATGGAAGGCGGCAATACCGGCCATCGTCCACGCGTAAAAGGCGGTTATTTCCCAGTGCCACCAGTAGATAGCTTCCAGGACATGCGTTCTGAAATGTGTCTGGTGCTGGAATCTTTGGGCATTCCGGTTGAAGTTCATCACCATGAAGTTGCCGGTGCTGGCCAAAATGAAATCGGTACCCGTTTCTCTACTCTGGTAGAGCGCGCTGACTGGACTCAGAACCTGAAATATGTGGTTTGGAATGTTGCTCATACTTATGGTAAGACAGCTACTTTCATGCCTAAGCCTATCGTTGGCGACAACGGTTCCGGTATGCACGTTCACCAGTCTATCTGGAAAGACGGCAAAAACTTGTTCGCTGGCGACGGCTATGCCGGTTTGTCTGATTTCGCCCTGTACTACATCGGCGGTATCATCAAGCATGCCAAGGCATTGAATGCGATCACTAACCCAGGTACTAACTCCTACAAGCGTTTGGTTCCAGGTTATGAAGCACCAGTGAAACTGGCTTACTCCGCTAAAAATCGTTCAGCTTCGATCCGTATTCCTTATGTTGCGAATCCAAAAGGCCGTCGTGTTGAAGCGCGTTTCCCGGATCCTCTGGCAAACCCATACCTGTGCTTCTCCGCACTGATGATGGCTGGTCTGGACGGTGTTCAGAACAAGATCCATCCAGGTGAAGCCGCATCTAAAGATCTGTACCATTTGCCACCAGAAGAAGACGCGTTGATCCCAACGGTTTGCGCTTCTTTGGAAGAGGCTTTGGATGCGTTGAATAAAGACCGTGAGTTCCTGACTCGTGGCGGCGTATTCAGCGACAGCATGATCGACGCTTACATCGAACTGAAAATGCAAGATGTACAACGTATGCGCATGACTACACATCCTGCTGAATTTGACATGTACTATTCCCTGTAA